A single window of Theropithecus gelada isolate Dixy chromosome 9, Tgel_1.0, whole genome shotgun sequence DNA harbors:
- the ANKRD30BL gene encoding putative ankyrin repeat domain-containing protein 30B-like, with protein sequence MKRFFAAAVKGETGPERPSPFSQLVYTSNDSYVIHHGDLRKIHKAASQGQAWKLERLMKKTTMDLNIRDAKKRTALHWACANGHAEVVTLLVDRKCQLDVLDGENRTPLMKALQCQREACANILIDSGADPNIVDVYGNTAVHYAVYSENLSVVVKLLSCGADIEVKNKAGHTPLLLAIRKRSEQIVEFLLTKNANANAVDKFKCIHQQLLEYKQKISKNSQNSNPEGTSEGTPEEAASLAERTPDKAECSVERTPDE encoded by the exons ATGAAGAGATTCTTTGCTGCCGCTGTCAAGGGCGAGACGGGCCCGGAGCGCCCGAGCCCCTTCAGTCAGCTGGTCTACACGAGCAACGACTCTTACGTGATTCACCATGGGGATCTCAGGAAGATCCACAAAGCTGCCTCCCAGGGCCAAGCCTGGAAACTGGAGAGGTTGATGAAGAAGACGACAATGGACCTGAACATAAGAGATGCGAAGAAGAG GACTGCTCTACACTGGGCCTGTGCCAATGGCCATGCGGAAGTAGTAACACTTCTGGTAGATAGAAAGTGCCAGCTTGATGTCCTTGATGGCGAAAACAGGACACCTCTGATGAAG GCTCTGCAATGCCAGAGGGAGGCTTGTGCAAATATTCTCATAGATTCTGGTGCTGATCCAAATATTGTAGATGTGTATGGCAACACGGCTGTCCATTATGCTGTTTACAGTGAGAATTTGTCAGTGGTGGTAAAATTGCTGTCCTGTGGTGCAGACATCGAAGTGAAGAACAAG GCTGGCCACACACCACTTTTACTGGCCATAAGGAAAAGAAGTGAGCAAATTGTGGAATTTTTACTGacaaaaaatgcaaatgcaaatgcaGTTGATAAGTTTAAATG CATTCATCAACAACTTTTGGAATATAAACAAAAGATAtctaaaaattctcaaaatagcAATCCAG AaggaacatctgaaggaacaccGGAGGAGGCTGCATCCTTGGCGGAAAGAACACCTGACAAGGCTGAATGCTCGGTGGAAAGAACACCTGACGAATAG